Proteins found in one Mangifera indica cultivar Alphonso chromosome 15, CATAS_Mindica_2.1, whole genome shotgun sequence genomic segment:
- the LOC123198089 gene encoding probable E3 ubiquitin-protein ligase RHC1A, with product MSSSRNTHWCYRCRRPVRLQGQDAVCLCCSGGFVQELDDMVHISPLDLFGLDSDDERDQSFGLMEAFSAFMRQQMAERHNHDIRGRSDSIYEHGQGFGPLLIFGGQIPVRLSRNGGFEALFAGAPGIGLARGRAGDYFIGPGLEELFEQLSANDRRGPPPAAQSSINAMPTIKITQRHLRSDSHCPVCKDKFELGSEARQMPCNHIYHSDCIVPWLVQHNSCPVCRQELSPQGSSSSRSGHQSSSGPSQSSSFRGNASGRENQGRRSIFSNFWPFRSSSSSSNHNGTAGSSSPAMHENNHQMGYSEWPFE from the coding sequence ATGTCAAGTAGCAGAAACACCCACTGGTGTTACAGATGCCGGAGGCCAGTTCGTCTGCAAGGGCAAGATGCAGTCTGCCTGTGCTGTAGTGGAGGCTTTGTTCAAGAGCTTGATGATATGGTGCACATCAGCCCACTGGATTTGTTTGGGTTGGACAGTGATGACGAACGTGACCAGAGTTTTGGTCTTATGGAAGCTTTCTCAGCCTTTATGAGGCAGCAAATGGCTGAGAGACACAACCATGATATCAGGGGTAGATCTGATTCAATTTATGAACATGGCCAGGGCTTTGGACCTTTGTTGATTTTTGGTGGCCAAATACCTGTTAGATTGTCTCGCAATGGTGGGTTTGAAGCACTTTTTGCTGGGGCTCCAGGAATTGGTTTAGCACGGGGTCGTGCTGGTGATTATTTTATAGGTCCAGGACTAGAAGAACTTTTTGAGCAGCTTTCAGCTAATGATCGACGGGGCCCTCCCCCTGCAGCCCAATCTTCAATCAATGCTATGCCTACTATTAAGATCACACAGAGGCATCTTCGATCTGATTCACACTGTCCTGTTTGCAAAGACAAATTTGAGCTTGGTTCAGAAGCGAGACAAATGCCTTGTAACCATATATACCATTCAGATTGCATTGTTCCATGGCTAGTGCAGCACAATTCATGCCCGGTTTGCCGCCAGGAATTATCACCACAAGGATCAAGTAGCAGTCGAAGTGGTCATCAAAGCTCAAGTGGTCCAAGTCAAAGCAGCAGTTTTCGTGGCAATGCCAGTGGGAGGGAGAATCAAGGAAGACGGAGTATATTCTCTAATTTCTGGCCTTTTCGCTCATCAAGTTCTAGCTCTAACCATAATGGAACAGCTGGAAGCAGCTCACCAGCAATGCATGAGAATAACCACCAGATGGGGTACAGTGAATGGCCGTTTGAGTAA
- the LOC123197452 gene encoding 50S ribosomal protein 5 alpha, chloroplastic-like, whose amino-acid sequence MALLVSFTPLPSLSSTLVITSSPVSRLHFKAIYFRPKSSSRVNKILPLIVTKRDAVIVKASSVDDEAASPEGGEVVSIENLPLESKEQERLEQKQRMKLAKKIRLRRKRLVRKRIMRKKGRWPPSKMKKLKNV is encoded by the exons ATGGCTCTCCTTGTTTCCTTCACTCCCCTCCCTTCTCTCTCATCAACTCTTGTCATCACTTCTTCTCCCG TTTCCAGGTTGCACTTCAAAGCCATTTATTTCCGCCCAAAATCTTCCAGTAGGGTTAACAAAATTCTGCCACTAATTGTTACTAAAAGAGATGCTGTGATTGTAAAAGCCTCTTCTGTCGATGATGAAGCAGCTTCACCAGAAGGCGGTGAGGTTGTATCAATTGAAAATCTTCCGTTAGAGTCAAAGGAGCAGGAAAGGTTGGAGCAGAAACAGAGAATGAAATTGGCAAAGAAGATAAGGCTTAGGAGGAAGCGGCTCGTTCGTAAGCGCATAATGAGGAAGAAGGGCCGATGGCCGCCTTCCaagatgaagaaattgaagaatgtCTGA